A stretch of DNA from Paramormyrops kingsleyae isolate MSU_618 chromosome 15, PKINGS_0.4, whole genome shotgun sequence:
GTGATGTCACTCTGCTGGAAGATGCCGGTTCCTCACGGCCGACAGCATGAGTGTCAGCCGCAGGGGCAGCGGGCACCGGGCTGCTCTTCTCCCTGGGATCCTTCAGGGTCTCCACACTCACACGGTCCCCATGCTGCAGGGGCAGTGGCTCCTCCTCCTGGCCCTCCTTGGGTGGGAGGAGCTCCTTTGGCGGGAAGCCGTGGCGGATGCACTGCTGGGCTGGAGGCACGGCAAACTCCTCAGCGATGCTCCTCTGAAGCTCCGAGAAGGTGGTCTCCGCCCTCAGCGTTAGCGTGGCCTGCCGGCCGTCGTCGGTGGTCACACGGATCTTCTTCTCCTTGCTCGATTTTGGGGAGGAGGTGGCTTTGGTGGGCGTGACCGGGGCAGAAGCCGGCCCCTCCTGGGGTGGGCCTGGGGACACAGGACGGACCTGTCCCCTCTGTTCCTGCTTCAGCTGGTCAGTGCGCTTCTTCTGGGCCACCGAGGCGTGCTCCCCGATGCTCTGCTGGAGGCTGCGCTCAGCTCGACTCATAGTCAGCTCCTCCTTGTGTAGCGTCTTTGCTTTCTGCCCCGTCAGGATGATCTTGGTAGGTGGCTGCGCCTCCACCCCGGCTGCTCCCTCAGCCACGTCTGTGAGGCGCTGTGCATGCGCCCCGTCGATGGCCACTGGGTTGTATTCATCAGGGTTCTTCTTGGCAGTGTGATGCAAGATGGTGTGCACCACCTTCTGCACCAGCACCTCACTGCCAAACTCGCCAGGGAAATGCTTGGTCACCAGCTTCATCGCCACGTCGTAAACATTGCTGTTCAGTGCCGGGTCGCTTTCAAACTGGAACCAGTATACTGTCTCCCTCACGACACGACCTCCCCACTCCAGAGTGATGGGGAAGGCTTCGGGAAGGTTGTCATACTCCTTACCGTCCCAGTAATGCTTGAAGCCGCAACCACACTTGCCTCCTTGGGAGCGGGTGTTGGTCCGGTCCCCATCCAGGTACTTAACGGAGCCGTCACCTCGGATGTGACGCACGGCGGTGCCGTGGCACCAGTGGCAGGTGCTGAGCGTGCTCAACTTGTAATCGGGGACCAAGACGTCCCGTTCGGGATCATAGGAGCACACCACGTTGTTGAGTGGGAAGCTGTAGTTCTTGTCGGGCCGGAGCTGCCCGTGCGTGGTCTTTGCCAGGTTATACAGCTTCCCGCCGGGAGAGAGCCACTCGGGAGGGACGAGGAGCTCGGAGAGCGCGTTGCAGATCAGACATCGATGCAGCCGGTTCTCCAAGACTGATCGCTTGGCGGCCTCTGTGACCTCCTCCGGCTGCACCCCGATCACTCCTGTCCTCCTATACACGTACTGGTGCACGTCAGCGACCAGTGAGGGGTGTATGCTGTGCTTCTCCATGAACACCTCCTCCATGGCACCAACCAGCCTCATCAGATACTTGTCCTGCAAACAACGGTCCCCGCCAATAATGCAGCTGCCGTCCTGCTCCAGGGTAATATACTTTCGGATGAGCTCCTGAGGCACACCCCAGGCCTTGGGAAGCAGCCTAGCAGGCAGCCGGGGCAGGGGCGCATTCTTTATGCCAACCAGAGGGATGTAGTGGTTGTGGCCCGAACTGCTCCAGGCGATGCAGATGGGCTTGTTGAATTGGCCATCTTTGGCCTTGCACTGCTCCTCCGGGACCAGGCCTGGGAGAAAGGTGGCAGAGTAATCCCCAGAGCTCCGCATGCCACTCAGGGAGTCCAGCAGGATTATGGGCCGGTGCAGAACGTTAGCCAGGCCAAATATGTGGATGTTGCGCAGCCCCAGGGGGACGCCCTCCGGTGGCGTAAATAAAGGATCGCACTCGTTGATGATGTCTTCCCATTCAGCAGCATCAATAAAGTCATGAAATAGAGCCTTGTACCGGTCcaggtttcccttgaaatgctGCTTCAGGTTCTCCCTGAGGGCGTGCCAAAACAGCTCCCTGCCCACCAATGCCCGAGACACAGCATGGACCAAACAATGTCCATCTCCATCCACATGAACAGGAATAAGGCACTCTTTATTATAGTTTGCTTTCTTCACCTCCTCCAAAGTGTCGTGTAAGTAAAGAAGGCTGCCCGATCGGTCTTTGCCATAGCCCACAGTAGAGACATGTTCCTCCTCGATAAGAAAAGCTCTGTCGCCTAGCAGCGAACAGTCGAACATCTCTCCCTGGTTCATCTCCCTCAGCAGTTTGGCTTTGCCTGTCTGCTTATCCATGCCGTAGCGCGTAAGAATGGGAGACAGCAGCTTACAATGGTAGTTGGAGAGCCCCATCACTTTCACTAGCTCCGTCCCCTTCTTGGGGGCTCCCGTGACGCCCAGCAGTGCATTCCTCAGTAAATTGTGAAGCACCACGTCCGGGTCCGTGACTTCCTCCACCTTCAGAAGGTTTCTCTGCTCATGCCGCTGGCCACACTCGGTGCACTCGATGCTGCCGGAGCCGTGAGCAGGAAAGAAGAGTCTCGCTTGGCACTGGGGGTCCGGGCAGGTACCTGACAAAACTCGTTTGTCCTTCTTCTTCGATCCCTGCTGCAATGACATTTCTGCGGATAACGTGTTTCTATACTATTTATTACAAGACCATTATAGGCTTCTCGTCGACTATTCGTCAGTCTTATTTCACCTCACCCAGCTGTTATTCATCACAATTCCAGAACCAAAACAACACGGAAGCGgttcttttttttccatggaCTTTTTCCACTGCCTCTTTTTCAGGACGTAACAGGCGACCTTACTCGCAGAAAAGTATGGGGTTTGTAGTTTTTATGCACCTGACGATGCTCCGTGTGATCAGTATTTGTCTGTATATTAAACTTCATATCCCAGAGACCATCGCTACAACTAATGGAAGCGGTTACATTAAAGGATCACGGGAAAATTAGTTTGGGTTGTCGCATAGCGCTTAGGTTTCAGTTTTAAAGAACTGCAAGTACCACATATCTGAGTGTATCATGGGCAGTTTTGTTTACCTATTTGGTTGCATCAGTCCACcggaagatgaaaaaagaattTAATATTGTTTGTTTCGAATAATAATCCATATCATACTGAATCTTACTGCTTCTTAGGTAGCTAATCACTTTAGTATTTAATCCTAGGGTAAAATCGCCTTTTGTGCCTGTCGGACGCTAAAAAGCacaaatgttatttaaaaacgAGATGTTTTCTCCTATGTAACGGAAGATGGAATATTCTTTGCTAGGGAATTGTTGTAGCTagtgaaacaaatgtatttcaACGATAATTTTACGTGAGAGTTATGTGATGTTTTGTTGGTCCATTAATGTTCAGTAATTTGCAGTAAGGGGAACTGTCATAGAGAAGTTTAGACTCAAATGCCATACATTTATCACCAGTGACAGCTGGAGACCCAGGTTTTTTGACGGTGTGTTAAAAGCACAGTAAACGTTAGTAATTAAAGCGTTATTTTCGCGAACCACAAACATAGAATACTACATGCAGTAAATAAACACGCATGTCATGTCCGTAAGCTTTAACACGAAGTAAATTCCGTAAATGGCAGGAAGAGGTGATGTCTCAAAGGTCTACAACGGATGTATAATCCTGTAATTGATGCATAGAGCCCCATTTATGTGATCCTATAACTCTTCTTGGCATCAGCCCTGCTTGTTTACTCCtattgcttatttatttatttagcccTTTATTCCATCCCATGCTGCTTCTGATTGTAGGTAGACGGTGTAatattaaatatgtaaaatgtcaTGTTGCGTGTTTATGTTATACCCTGGCACACCCACCAAGACAGCCTCCTTGTATGTTGAATAAACTTGGCTAAAAGATCTTTATGGTTCTTAGAATTATGCACAGACTCCATCGTTCGGATCACACGAAGAAGTTTGCTGGACAGCGGAGGTGTTACATGTGTGACTCGGGCGCTAGATGGCGCTGCTCCCCGGCCAGCCCGGCGGCGCGGTGCCGAATGAATGGCTCAGCCAGCCGCTTCCGCCCCCGCCGCTACCTGCAGACGCGCCGCCGGCCGCCACCCCGGGCTGCTGCCTTAATTCCCCACCGCTGTCGGACACGTCAGCGCGGGCAACTGGAGGAGAAGCTGAGGAGAGCAACAGAAGGTAAGATCTCGGTTAGTTAATCACGTTCGGATCTCTTTAACTCAGCTTCTTGGGTAATTAGTAGATCTAAAGATTTAAACTTTTAAACAGCGCTAATTTGGCTGTTTTCCCCCTTATGATGTGCGTGGATATCTGTTGTTTTAATGCCGTACCTGGATATTTGGTTTCTAATAGTTTATATACATTGGATATATAGGCACATATTGAAACTCCGCTCACTGAATCCATGTGATTTCAAGGAAAGTTTGTGTACCTTCACGTCCCTTTGGAAAGAGTCACCACAACGGTGACTGTGGTTAAAACGTCGGAATAAAAGCGCCTATGCACGGAGAGCATCGAACAAACGGGGCGATTCAGCCGTAATTAAAGCCCCCACATATGTTTGCTTAAGCTTGATTAGGAGGCATGATGACCGATCGCATACGGAGCCGGAATCTCACACCATCGCCGCAGCTTTCGTGTGTGTAAACATGGTTTAAAACCATACGAGATTGCATTTTTGAATTCCGCCTTTATTTCAACACTTTCCATGGCTTCTTTTCTTTATGAACAAAACTAGATTGAGAGTATCGATGTAACA
This window harbors:
- the vcpip1 gene encoding deubiquitinating protein VCPIP1, with amino-acid sequence MSLQQGSKKKDKRVLSGTCPDPQCQARLFFPAHGSGSIECTECGQRHEQRNLLKVEEVTDPDVVLHNLLRNALLGVTGAPKKGTELVKVMGLSNYHCKLLSPILTRYGMDKQTGKAKLLREMNQGEMFDCSLLGDRAFLIEEEHVSTVGYGKDRSGSLLYLHDTLEEVKKANYNKECLIPVHVDGDGHCLVHAVSRALVGRELFWHALRENLKQHFKGNLDRYKALFHDFIDAAEWEDIINECDPLFTPPEGVPLGLRNIHIFGLANVLHRPIILLDSLSGMRSSGDYSATFLPGLVPEEQCKAKDGQFNKPICIAWSSSGHNHYIPLVGIKNAPLPRLPARLLPKAWGVPQELIRKYITLEQDGSCIIGGDRCLQDKYLMRLVGAMEEVFMEKHSIHPSLVADVHQYVYRRTGVIGVQPEEVTEAAKRSVLENRLHRCLICNALSELLVPPEWLSPGGKLYNLAKTTHGQLRPDKNYSFPLNNVVCSYDPERDVLVPDYKLSTLSTCHWCHGTAVRHIRGDGSVKYLDGDRTNTRSQGGKCGCGFKHYWDGKEYDNLPEAFPITLEWGGRVVRETVYWFQFESDPALNSNVYDVAMKLVTKHFPGEFGSEVLVQKVVHTILHHTAKKNPDEYNPVAIDGAHAQRLTDVAEGAAGVEAQPPTKIILTGQKAKTLHKEELTMSRAERSLQQSIGEHASVAQKKRTDQLKQEQRGQVRPVSPGPPQEGPASAPVTPTKATSSPKSSKEKKIRVTTDDGRQATLTLRAETTFSELQRSIAEEFAVPPAQQCIRHGFPPKELLPPKEGQEEEPLPLQHGDRVSVETLKDPREKSSPVPAAPAADTHAVGREEPASSSRVTSRELQENIDLEMSSLCLLATLMGEDVWSYAKKLPHLFQQGGVFYNIMKKDMGLVDGKHCTLPHLSGKTFVFNAAEERLELCVDAAGHFPVGPDVEELVKEALAQLRSEAAAARSREGSPAHSALRLGSGGVVRKKEPLRGVTAFQGKGHSLGGSLPERKPLARKHSAGVELGTGTPPALPEDAARELVRTAPGFVTLRDGRHLDPGTVEAQRRRLQEMVSSIQASMDRHMREQGRGSAPPKDPAPSMLRHGDSEEERTGGAETAAQGAAPGGLEASSMEVSAAGAEGGAKEVVAKGAAPEEQEEMESQDAEPGSTAEPMDHS